tttagagatcaaaatcggcgtttaggccgatttagatcgatatgaggataactacccgtctcgtgggcaaaacggaaggttttcaagACAAACCTataaagaggtgtcgcactctcgcagcggtggcgaacggtttacggcgcaaaccgacaaagatggactaaaactagggtaaaatagaaaacatagtaaaagaacgattcaagtagattgtattcgggggttttacaatgaaccggccttgtcccttaaataggggttggtcttgccctctacaggcccttctccacgtccaactcaggatagaaaccaaaggaaacacgaaacatgtcttcccgagcaaggaaacccgagaacCGAcaaaaacagactcggactcggaccctgccggtctgaccgtccaCATACttacggtcagaccggccctactagccggtcagaccgcctacacatctgtggtctgaccggccctgtgaaggaaacccgtcgCTTTctaaactttggcaattttcccctaattcgtccataggtgccaaatttgggtgtaaacataTCCCTACCTGAAAAAGCCTCTAAGAGCCAAAGAATCACTGCAGCAAGAGAAAGGCTCCAACGAGCAATCGATATAAACAACAATGCTTGTTGTGAAGTCGATGTGGAGCGTGTTCTCAGCATTGCAAAGAGCTCAGGAATCGCGTATGCGGTGCATAGGGCCGCAGCTGTTGCAACCACATTCCCTAAGTCAGCTCGTGCGCAATTTCTGCCAGCCTATGTGGCACTGGACCTTGCCAAGAGTATTGAACCAGATGCTGATAAGGAGGAGGTCCTACGATGTGCCCTGAAAATCATGGACAGTGCTGCAAAAATATCAGATCACTCTCTTGTGATCGCACTGTTTCGTGCAGGACTGATGGCTGTCCTCCATGATTATGCTGCAGCTGAGGATGAGTGTTGTCGAGCCCTTGCCATTGAGAAGGCTGACGATCCAAGCAGTCACGACATCCCTGTAGGGTCTACCAAAGGGGATGAATATGATGATCGGATTTGCTTTGTAAAGAAACAGATCCATGGGCTTCTACAAACTCTTGTACTATTCGCAAGACGTGATTGGAGCCTTATAACAAGTGAAAAGCAACGAATGATCCTATCTGTGAGGCTTGATGTTCTTTGCGAATACTACAGCAAAATCAACCGTTCACTATCCAAGTCTCTAACAGATGCTCATCATTTCGTGAGTAGTAACAAATCATGGATTCTGAGGAAATGCCCCCATTCAGGCTGCTCTAACATTACATTCGACAGCACTGTCATGTTATGGACTCACTTGTGTAATTCCCATTTTGGTTCAATAGGGGAGAAACTACTTGAAGTTTCAGATCCAAACCTGTGTGAGGATGTGATGAGGGAGCATTGTTGTTCCTTAGACGTCATAGATGTGTGCAAGGACTCAAGTCAGCATGACTTATTTTGTTTCATGAATGTGGAAGGTGCAAAGGAAGTAGCTGATGCTGCTGAACTGCAAAGGGAGAAACGAAAAGAAGGAAATGACATCATCAAGGCAGTCAAGAAGAAGTTGCGGAATTTACCTTCGGATAGATCAAGTAATGAGGTCTGGTACTTTTACACGATATGGTTTGAGTTCAACATTTCATCCTGATATCCATTATAGTGCTTACAGTTATTCTTATCCTGGTTTTATTTTGCAGTTCCATGTTGCTTGTAAAATTATTCAGGAAATGTGTCATAAGCTCCTCAAAAGTTCATGCACTGATTACCGAGAATTCGTGTTGCCCCTTCTTCGATTCCACCGATGGGTTTGTTTACATCTGaagtttcttttgttttccaGCTAATCAACTGTTTGCTCATGTCGTGTGCTCACATATAACCATCTTTCCAGAGGGAGCTCAAGAAATGCATAAGTCAGGGTGAAATTACTTCCCGTCCAAACATTACCAACAAAGATATTGATGATATATTTATGAATGGTTGTTGTTCGCCTGAGTGGAACGCTAGTTTGGAACTTGATTCAAAGACTGATAAGCAAAACAAGCATACAACAAACTTAAAGGTCATTTTGTTTATCTTTGTCTTTTATTGAGAgtttttttgttggttttttgCACGATAATTTGTAAGATGTAGTTGCATTTTGTTAATTGTTTTACATGAAGTTAAAACAATAATATATTGAAATTCCTTACAGCTTTCGTATTCTGACAACTTAATTGCTGGAGAAGATAAAAGAAGGTAAAAAGAAccatctctccttttttttgttgtctGACTGGTTTAGTCTGTTTACATTATTATATTGAATGTATACTGGTCCTGCAATTTGTTTTCATGTTTCTTATCTGATGTTTCAACAATATGGTTGCATGTTTTGCTGTTAAATTATGATCCATTTATGCAGGCTCTTTCACTTTCGGTTTGTTTATAATGTAACCTGACAAAGGGAAtggctaacttttttttttcctataaggGAATTATAAACAAATTGTGTAGTGTAGAAAAGTATAGTGTACTTTCATGATGTCATAAAGACAATATCTTTCTGAGTTGATAAGTGTAAGATCAATGAATAGCAGTTAGCTTTATATCTAATATTGCAAGTTTGGTTAAGGAAAATACCTCAGTTAATTCCAGAAAGGTTTGTCTGCAGTTTGCTATGCCCTTTATTCATTGCTTTATTACTGCAAGTTTGGTTTCTAAGGGCCCTATGCAACAAGATCTTTATTACTGCAGTCTAGTTCATTGCTTTTGTAAGGCCTGAGCAGTCCTGCACTACTTTTTGTTGTTTTCGGTAGAGTTGCTGTTTAGCTTTGTCTGCAGCCTTCTCTCAGCCATCTTGTAAGATTCTATGTCTTTTTTCGTTGATTGGTTTGGCAGAGCTACAGGGCGCAACTGTTAGTAGTGTCATGGCGATTGGCTACTAGCTTTCCGTCAAACTAAAATTGTGTGCTGAAGTTATAGTTATAAATGTATGCATCTTGATTTAATGTATCACAGCATTAGGCTAATTTCTTCACAAACAACCCTACCTTTTTATAGTTTACCCATCCTTCAACCTACTTTGTTGTTGAAGTAATCAAATATACTCTCCCAAAGTTTTAGCAATAATTCTTGAGTTTTTCATTACCATTTGCACTTGTTCCAATTATCTGAATGGTTTTGATTTATGTACAATGTATTGCACGGCTCCACTACTTACTTTCAGTGCTGAAACTTTGCATCAGAACGCAGAAATCACTCAGGTTATTGAAACAAGTGCgaaaaataatgaaaacaaTGAGAAACAGAGTAACATATTTCAGGTTCTTGGGCCTTGGGGGCGGTCACCCTACTATTTCTATGTGGTCTAATTAGAAGACAGTATTTACTAGCTGGACATTATGGATGCCAGGAAGTCCCTTAGTATTTGATGGTTGACTTGAGTTCTCTGTTGCTTATGGTGAAAACGCATTGCAACTGATGAACGGGAAAAATAGTGATTCTGAGCAATTGAATTTCAATAATGGACTGTGCATAATGCAATTACTCTTGTTAAATTAGCCTCTTTTTTTGTTAGTTATGCAATGAACTCACATGTTTATTAATTGGTGCAGTGAGGTCCTCGTTGAAAATGCTAACCCCTCAGATTTGGAATTGATTGATGTGGAGGACAATGGGGTGAAGCCTTCAGCGACACTAGAAACAAAAGGTGACCTCTTGATTTCAACGTCTTTTTCCCATCTTAAGTTAcgataattacagtataattCTGGAATAGCAGTCCAGATTAATAAATAGAACTCCCACTTTATATACTGTAACAGTGAAATTAAGAAAGAAACGCACACTTATATCTTGAGTTCTGTTCTGATATTGCATGGTTATTTGGTATTAGAACTATGCAATCTATATTCCTTTATACAGACAGTGTTATGAATATTTATTAAACTCATGAAACTGACTCTTCCATGAGCTTTGTTTTGTTGTCatgcaaaacaaattatatcTCACTTATTGCCTAATTTTCTTTgttacaatttttttcagagATCTTGATAATTTTAATCAGTTGTCACTTCTCAAACCAAATATACTTGGGGCCTAATTGCTGACTGCCTGGCAAGATTTAACCCACATAAGTTTTACTCAAATACAGAAGCTATTTGAGTTTAATTCAATATAATCAGAATGGAAGTAGATATACATGTGCTTAGATGGAATTGGTAATTGAACTTTTAGTTTATAGCCTGCAGTGAAGCATCATCACCTCCATACTCTAGAAGTTCACATTAGATATTCAAAGGTGTGATCCATGTTCTGTAACATAATGTTGTTCAATGTTTCTTAGTGTATAGGGAAGCTATTGTCCTATGTTGTAACTATTCCTGACAACCAATAAAActcttttgtttatttgttaCTCTGATGAATTCATttttaatgtgatttttttagatatCTTCTCTTGAGAATTACTAAGTCTAGTCTTGTGCTAGAACAATATGCTTCCATTTCCAAATATGTTCTGTTAGTTGGTAAATGTATTGTATTTTGCTTACTAACAATATCATAATACAGTAAAAATTGGACAATTCAATGATGAAATTGCAGGCACCTCCAATTATCAGAACTCAGTACAGGACGTTCCTAAGATTTTGGTTCCAAAGATCTCTGATCCCTCTTTATACAAGGTAAAACACTATTTCTGTTTGCTATGCATATGCCTCTCATTTGCGCTAACTGTGCATATCTCCTCCTGATCTGCTGATTTCTACTATCCATACAGCCCCCTCCTGATCCGCGGATCGTAAATCAGCAAGCCACTCGGTATGGCTATAGCGCTTTACACAGGCCAGCTATTGGACAAAGTGTTGTGACTCCAGTAAATAGACTTGTGGAGGTAATTTTATTATTGCGTATTGCTGTTCTTTTGTTAAAATGTTTAATTTTCTCCTGCTTAGCTAATTTGTTTTGAATTGGTAGATCGTTGATGCAGCAAATAAGTTTGACCCATACGAGGTGGAGCATTCGCACCAATCATACAGAAGAGAACAGGCTAAGATCCCAAAGGATCAGGAACTATGTGTCATCTGCTTCTTTGAGAGATATTCTACTATCGCAATGGCTTCAGGAAAGGTAAGTTATGTTATTTTCTGAATTATAAATATGCACATcttatttcaagaaaaaaatccTAACCTTCTTCTTATAACTCAGATAATACATCATTGCCAAACAATACATCAGAATGCGGGAACCAAATGCAACTCGTGCAATGCGAGATTTCTAAAAGACAGTGATCTAGAGTTCCACAGGAGATATTATCATCAGCAGCAGTAGGATGCTATTGTGATCTTGACTTCCACAGGAATGATGGTGAATAGGTCTAGATGACTGATCTACTTTACAGCTTGCTCTCATTTCTTGTCTTTAGTGTCAAATATGATGGTGAATATGTCTAGATGACTGATCTTTTACTGAATTGAGTACAATTCATACAATGCTTACTTAACCGCTTCTTCTTCTCTAGTCTCTGCAGTATTTTTCTCCTCTGTTGGCAAATGAACTTGATCGATCAATGGTGTCTCCATAGTAGTACAGGGCGGATCcaggaacttttttttttgggggggggggcgctcaattacacagtttcttcaacctccagccattagggacctttagtttatcattcatggtgaaaaaatcGAAGGGGATGCTTCGGAGGGTATCCATAGGTCTTATGGGTGTAGGGGGACTCAAGTCCCCCTGCACCCACATTGGATCCGCCCCAGGTAGTACTGTAGTAGTGTGCATAGGGCATTATGTGTTAGGTATCCCCATGTTCTCCTAGTGATGTTTAGTTGGTTAGTAATGAGGTGGTAGTTAACTATTTATTGGTGTTGTTTGATGCATAAATAAAAGAAACTGTACTAAACAGCGCATCATGTCCTCCAAACCCTACCGGGAGAATAGCTATtttagtccctaaagtttctctGTATATGCTTAGGCTATACGCCTATACATGTAGCAATTGTCAATTGATTTGATTGTATTCGTAATCATACAATTATCTTAGCTAATTAATCAAACCACAAAACTGTCGAACTGAAGCCGTGCACTTACTGTCAATCCTCATTGTGTATGCAAGTTTTGTGATCCACTCTGATCAGCCGTTGGCGCGCGATCCGACGGCTGCAGAGTAGTCAAACATCAGTGCAGGACTCCcgccaaatttgaaaaatttcccCTTTAGTTTCAGTTCAAGGCTCAGATTGTTTACCCACGTAGTACTGAACTAACTGCGTGTTCTTCTTCCACTAATTAACCTCAAAACCACCAGAAACCTCGCGAATTGATTGCTCCAGCTTATGATTGCCACCTTCCAATTGAATGCCGGAGCGGTGATCTACTTTTCTTtcggagcaaaaaaaaaaaaaaaaagttgcggTTGTTGCGTTCCAATTCATTCGCTTGATCCGTACTCGGCGTTACTCCGCCGTGTCGGTCGATCGGTTGATCGAATTGCTTCCTTTTTAAGCGTACTGAAGTTTCTTGGATCGGATCGAtacgtcggcgatggcggcggcaacggcgtggCGTTgcgtcgcggcggtggtggtcggAGTGGTGatcatggcggcggtggcggtggtggatggGCTCGGGGTGAACTGGGGCACAATGGCGACGCACCGGCTGCCGCCCAAGGTGATGGCGCGGCTGCTCAAGGACAACGGGTTCAAGAAGGTGAAGATCTTCGACGCCGACGCGACGACCATGTCGGGGCTCGCCGGCACCGGCATCGAGGCGATGATCGCCGTCCCCAACGacatgctcgccgccgtcggcgactaCGGCCGCGCCAGGGAGTGGGTGAAGGAGAACGTCACGAGGTACAgcttcgacggcggcgtcgacatCAGGTACGTCGCCGTCGGCAACGAGCCGTTCCTCAAGGCGTACAACGGCGAGTTCGACCGCGCCACCGTGCCGGCGCTGAGGAACATCCAGCGCGCGCTCGACGAGGCCGGGTACGGGAAGCGGATCAAGGCGACGGTGCCGGTGAACGCCGACGTGTACGACTCGCCAGCGAGCAACCCGGTGCCGTCGGCGGGGAGGTTCcgcgacgacgtcgccggcaCCATGGCCGACATGGTCAGGTTCCTCAACCGCAGCGGCGCGCCGCTCACCGTCAACATCTACCCCTTCCTCAGCCTCTACGGCAACGACGACTTCCCGCTCGACTACGCCTTCTTCGAcggcgggccgccgccgcggccggtggTGGACAACGGCATCAACTACACCAACGTGTTCGACGCCAACTTCGACACGCTGGTGTCGGCGCTGAAGAGGATCGGGTTCGGGAGCCTCCCGATCGTGATCGGCGAGGTCGGGTGGCCGACGGACGGCGACAAGCACGCCACCGTGCCGTACGCGCAGCGGTTCTACTCCGGCCTGCTCAAGCggctggcggcgcggcgcggcacgccgctccggccgcgcgcgcgcatcGAGGTGTACCTGTTCGGGCTGATGGACGAGGACACCAAGAGCGTGGCGCCGGGCAACTTCGAGCGCCACTGGGGCATCTTCACGTTCGACGGCCGGCCCAAGTTCCCGCTCGACCTCCGCGGCGCCGGGCGGCCAGCGATGCCGGTGCCGGCGAAGGGCGTCAAGTACCTGCCACGGCGGTGGTGCGTGCTGAACCCGAACGTgacggacgacgacgccggccggctCGCCGACAACGTCGGGTACGCGTGCTCGCACTCCGACTGCACGGCGCTCGGCTACGGGTGCAGCTGCGGCGCGCTCGACGCGCGTGGGAACGCGTCGTACGCGTTCAACGTGTACTACCAGGCGCAGGGGCAGGCCGACGCGGCGTGCGACTTCCAGGggctcgccgtcgtcaccgaAGACGACAGGGACGTGGCGCAGGGCGCCTGCAACTTCAGCGtgcaggtcgccgccgcggcattggcgggcgccgccgttgccgccgccgcggcggtggcgtgcgcggcggccgtggtggcCGCGCTCCTTGTGTTGGTCTGAAACTTAATTAGATACGGTGAAAGGTGAAATGTATGCAGAGGCTGTAGATAGGTGAAGCCTATGAAAATTTGTACCACTATACTTTGGTTATTTCTGCTCGTTTATATGAGTAGTGTATTGTTTCTGCTTATAAAGCTAGGGGGCCTCATCGTTTTCCTTAAAAATAATTCAGCcgttattaaaatttaaattttaaaacttaattttacaGTTGATAACACATCTATAATTTGGTTTTTAAGTCGTTAataacacatttataaaagttttacttaaaagttattttttctcTAATAAACTATTATGTTGCCTTATAATCAATCAGCTATTCACTAACCAAGAAGGCTGTAGAAAATTTAGGCATAGTTCTCGATTAAGTATAGGCCacagttttttctttaaataaaagtaaatttcacaaaattaaaTATACCTTCACCAAATTGTTACAAGACTATATATTTAACATAATGTatcacaaaatcatatatttaacaCTAGATTTATCAcagaactatagatttaaggcgGATagtacaaaactataaatttagtaaTAAAGTTATCACGAAACGACAAGTTTAATATCAATTCAATCACCAAAATTGAatatttttagagaaaattctTTATATGCCACTCAAAGTTTACGGActtccttatatgccattggaaAGTTGCTATTTCCTTATATGCCATCCAACGAAAATTTCCATCCTTTATATGCCACTATCGAGGTCAAACCGCTTTGACCTTGTCAGTTTTTTAACAAAATGACAAAACTACCCTCGTGTGTTCTTCTGACTGCTTTTATTCACTCATTATCAACGTACACACTTGAGCATAACGATTTTATCTTGCAGTTGATTTGTCAAATTTTGCTAGTCCATCCAAGGATGTCATTATTACCGTCATTAAaattgttataaatatttaaaaaaaattaaatgataagatagattaatatttgatatatcagtcaaaaattcaaattcaaatttgatcttCACAAGTTgtaatgaaaataataaatttaatcgAAACTAGTATACATGTGCTATAaccaaatttgatttttttaaaaaaattgtaaaagtgaaatttaaactttcatatttgtgtagtgatatattacatattattctttgttattaaaaaaatttataattatggggatgacatgcaaaaaaaaacaagtgaacaacccctcgagggattaaaagGTAAAAGGGTAATATTGTACTTTTGCATCCCTATTACACAAGATGATGACATGGATGGCATATagggaaagaaaaagttcaagTAGTGGCATATAAAGGAATAGCAACTTTTCGATGGCATATAAGGAAACTTGTGAACTTTCAATGGTAAATAAGaaattttctcatatttttaacTCAAACATAATATTAGTGCTAAGGATTTAAGCACTAAAATCTATAGTTCagtgataattttattactaaatcAGTAGTTATGTGATACTTTGCCTTCAACTTGTAGTTTATGATTTTATTGTTCAATTTGTAGTCTTTTgatatatctctactacttaaaaaataagaggtgcttccatcgtccgtaaaaaaaagcGGACAAAAAAACCAAATCTGTCCGTAAAAAAACCAGgcggaaaaaaaggaaaaaaaccaaacctGTCCGataaaaagggcgaaaaaacgaaaaaccgggcgaaaaaaccAATTCTATCCGATCCAGAAAAAAccgggtgaaaaaaaaactaaacctgtccgatccaaaaaaaaggcgaaaaaaggaaaaaaaacgaatccgaCTCCGGGTAAAAATAAGGacgaaaaaatataaaaaaaaaagaatctgtcCGATTCTccatctctaaaaaaaatccaactcgAAATCCGATTCCCCCttaaaaacgaaaaataaaagGCACCACTCCTCTAGGCTTGTCCAAGATCGGGCACCACTCCATACGGTTTTAATCTATACCGTGATATCCCATAcatcttggtgaaaaaaaattgatgtgccggattggagatctgtttgcaaaaatggAATCTACATGTCGAGAGCattctatttttatatgattttaatttttggtatgtacttttgcatttgaatccctgtaatttttatatttacatttaagtccctataatcttgcaataaggtacttgaggtcgttttttaaaaaaataataaaagggagATAACAAAGGAAGAatggtgcataaaaagaaacagaaaagccacaaaaaaataaaggaaaaaagaaaaacaacaacaacaacaaaagtctGTTTCCCCTAAGTGGCCAAAAAAACCATAGAtccgaaccaaaaaaaaatcctattcctataaaaggcaaacaaaaagtggtgaaaaaaagcTAGATCCAATTCCtttaaaaacggaaaaaaaaagtctgattcctataaaggcgaaaaaaaaatctgaaaaaaacatctaaaaaaattcGTCCGATTCCCTAAGATAGTGGCAAAAAaatggttcgtaaaaaataaaaagctagTTCGTATGAATTAAAAAGTGCacgcgagaaaaaaataaaatgggtGAAACAAAGTCTGATTTCTaatcagtatatatctcttctctatctctaatctactCTAACacgtgagaaaataaaaacagttcaaaaaaaacgcgtgagaaaaaagtcagaaaaaagcgcaaaaaaaacactctaaaaaggttttccattttccataaaaaaaataaaaaaacatgcgagaaaagttatttccatcgtcggtaatttttttttaaaaaaacatgcgaggaaaaaatTGCCAGAAAAACatgccatttctaaaaaatggtttgagaaaacctcgcaagaaaaaaaacactgtctattaaaaaacaaatcgctCTGAAAAACTATCAGAAAAACGCTAAATTGATGGGCGCTTGAGTCGGATAGAATCCATCAATTTTTTGCCATCTACTACACGGCTTTTATTTCGCcatatattctcctgtattggaaaaaaagcaaaaaagaacattcgaaaataaaagcaaaaaaagcgtgagaaaataattgtcagaaaaaataggcaaaaaacacacgagaaaaaaaagcaaaaaagagggagaaaaatatggttttcgtcgttagtaaaaaaagcaaaaaaaaaacatgctaagaaaaaatattagaaagaaatgtgccattttaaaaaatggtttgagaaaatcgcgaacaccgtttataaaaaaaaacaagccgctcattaaaatacaaacattgtcattgaaatcattatgcatgaaaaacgtatattatcattagaattttttcacctgttgcaacgcacgggcatttttgctagtcactttaaatatattaaagttttgtgaaatttactttttaaaaaagcatTAGGTCACTTTATTGTCAGTCAACTAAATTTTAGGCCCCAAATTTAGCCCATTAAGATTTTGGGCCTAGAGTAGTAAGCAGCTTTGGACCTCATGGGCCAGGCCCAAAATGGAGGCCCACAAGGTCGGCGCgcttcgccgccatcgccgagatcatcgcgacgccgccgccgccgcatacTCCTCcaacgccgccgtcaccgctcgcgtccgccgccggcgatggttGGACTGGGCGCCATGCTCGAGGCGAGGGGCACAAGCACCCCCCCCTCCGGTCTCGATCGAgaagaggaggccgccctcaaacatcgacgccgccgcgagctccacCTCCCTCGTCCCCAGCGCCGGCGAGCAGCGGTGAggccccctccccttccttccccgCTTCATGTCCAGGTTTTTCTCGTTACCCGCGGCTCAGGAGGTGAGTGTTGTGGCGTGGTGGTAGAAACGGGTTAGGGTTGTGGCCGTGTTACTGCTACTGCATCCAACTTGGATTAGTGTCATAGCTGCAGAAGAGCTCGGATTTTGATTGTTAAGACATTAGTTATTAGCGATGAGTTGAAGATAATATTGTGGGAGCTCATTGGGTTAGTATAATGGCGCTGAGGAAAATTCTATGGCCTTTTGGGTAGTAAAAAAATGGTTTGCTTTTGTCTTGCGGTTTGAGGTTGAGTTCAGTTAAATTTCCCGCTATTGATTGCCAAATGTTGCTCCGCGTAAACATGCTCTTCTGCTACATTTTGTC
The nucleotide sequence above comes from Oryza glaberrima chromosome 11, OglaRS2, whole genome shotgun sequence. Encoded proteins:
- the LOC127754981 gene encoding glucan endo-1,3-beta-glucosidase 8-like: MAAATAWRCVAAVVVGVVIMAAVAVVDGLGVNWGTMATHRLPPKVMARLLKDNGFKKVKIFDADATTMSGLAGTGIEAMIAVPNDMLAAVGDYGRAREWVKENVTRYSFDGGVDIRYVAVGNEPFLKAYNGEFDRATVPALRNIQRALDEAGYGKRIKATVPVNADVYDSPASNPVPSAGRFRDDVAGTMADMVRFLNRSGAPLTVNIYPFLSLYGNDDFPLDYAFFDGGPPPRPVVDNGINYTNVFDANFDTLVSALKRIGFGSLPIVIGEVGWPTDGDKHATVPYAQRFYSGLLKRLAARRGTPLRPRARIEVYLFGLMDEDTKSVAPGNFERHWGIFTFDGRPKFPLDLRGAGRPAMPVPAKGVKYLPRRWCVLNPNVTDDDAGRLADNVGYACSHSDCTALGYGCSCGALDARGNASYAFNVYYQAQGQADAACDFQGLAVVTEDDRDVAQGACNFSVQVAAAALAGAAVAAAAAVACAAAVVAALLVLV
- the LOC127754129 gene encoding uncharacterized protein LOC127754129, which gives rise to MLWTHLCNSHFGSIGEKLLEVSDPNLCEDVMREHCCSLDVIDVCKDSSQHDLFCFMNVEGAKEVADAAELQREKRKEGNDIIKAVKKKLRNLPSDRSSNEFHVACKIIQEMCHKLLKSSCTDYREFVLPLLRFHRWRELKKCISQGEITSRPNITNKDIDDIFMNGCCSPEWNASLELDSKTDKQNKHTTNLKLSYSDNLIAGEDKRSEVLVENANPSDLELIDVEDNGVKPSATLETKVKIGQFNDEIAGTSNYQNSVQDVPKILVPKISDPSLYKPPPDPRIVNQQATRYGYSALHRPAIGQSVVTPVNRLVEIVDAANKFDPYEVEHSHQSYRREQAKIPKDQELCVICFFERYSTIAMASGKIIHHCQTIHQNAGTKCNSCNARFLKDSDLEFHRRYYHQQQ